In Legionella spiritensis, the following proteins share a genomic window:
- a CDS encoding Sec-independent protein translocase subunit TatA/TatB has translation MSAGELLLTLFVALIVFGPNKLPMLATHMGKLFRILNRCRNRLADFWQEQLNEQQLQDNTRKAEQADALYNHDKP, from the coding sequence ATGAGCGCCGGTGAGTTATTATTGACCTTGTTCGTCGCGCTCATTGTATTTGGCCCCAATAAATTACCCATGCTCGCAACGCATATGGGAAAGCTCTTTCGTATTCTTAATCGTTGCCGGAATCGACTCGCTGATTTCTGGCAGGAGCAGCTCAATGAACAGCAGCTACAGGACAATACCCGCAAGGCAGAACAAGCCGATGCCCTTTATAATCATGACAAGCCTTAG
- a CDS encoding sensor domain-containing diguanylate cyclase — protein sequence MGQRSLTSDLHIITQQLSQIIDTPIEESLTRLVALTRHTFAVPVVAISMFDEKRQKFSLLNTCDFFGNKRDLLGFDLYINDDVLIIEDTRKDLRFEKTPLFLDDVEMRFYVSCPIYGKKRQKTGAIILLDSEPRSFCLSDLSNLNEIIKLIEMEINNCRLSKAQKLLLKEVDYKERLGFTDQKTRVWNVAGFRKILAFQLAESIESGVGFGLLAVDIDHLTRINEQYGVEVGDELLKTLSRVLMRTCRSEDTIARGDFSDFIVLVHTDSIVNIKGVVDRIYENLAGLSLDSSHGKIELSATLGYTGFDPEITHPDLLLAHAEIALLKGKRAGRNRVHCHITSERD from the coding sequence ATGGGGCAACGAAGTCTTACCTCGGATTTGCATATAATTACGCAGCAACTCAGTCAAATTATTGATACGCCCATCGAGGAAAGCCTGACGCGGCTGGTTGCGCTCACCAGGCATACGTTTGCTGTTCCCGTTGTTGCTATCAGCATGTTTGATGAAAAGAGACAAAAATTCAGCTTGCTGAATACCTGTGATTTTTTTGGCAATAAAAGGGATCTCTTGGGCTTTGATCTGTACATTAATGACGATGTGCTAATTATTGAGGATACCCGCAAGGATTTGCGTTTTGAGAAAACCCCCTTATTTCTCGACGACGTGGAAATGCGTTTTTATGTAAGCTGTCCTATCTATGGTAAAAAAAGGCAAAAAACAGGGGCGATTATTTTACTGGACAGCGAACCGCGATCATTTTGTCTGAGCGATTTAAGTAATTTGAATGAAATTATTAAATTGATCGAGATGGAAATTAATAATTGCCGTTTATCCAAAGCGCAAAAACTATTACTAAAAGAAGTTGACTATAAAGAACGTCTTGGTTTTACCGATCAGAAAACCCGGGTCTGGAATGTCGCGGGCTTCAGAAAGATACTGGCTTTTCAACTTGCGGAAAGTATTGAGAGCGGTGTCGGTTTCGGATTACTGGCTGTGGACATTGATCATTTAACACGGATTAATGAACAATACGGTGTTGAAGTCGGTGATGAGCTTTTAAAAACCCTCTCCAGAGTTTTGATGAGAACCTGTCGCAGCGAAGACACGATTGCGCGAGGGGATTTTTCTGATTTTATAGTGCTTGTTCATACGGATTCCATCGTCAATATTAAAGGTGTGGTTGATAGAATATACGAGAATTTGGCGGGACTCTCGCTGGATAGCTCTCATGGAAAGATCGAATTAAGCGCGACACTGGGCTATACCGGCTTTGATCCTGAAATAACCCACCCGGATCTCCTGCTTGCCCATGCCGAAATTGCCCTGCTTAAGGGGAAACGTGCCGGACGTAACCGTGTTCATTGTCACATTACCAGTGAACGCGATTAG
- a CDS encoding ParB/RepB/Spo0J family partition protein: MQNFSLSDMLCERMQSVENELGFVERIIQLDCSEIDTWEFRDRKPFEIGNIDELALSIKHKGQCQPIVVVKTSDEFKPKSDAKAKYIVIAGFRRWSACKKHAIPIKAILRDLTFNQAVSVLVSENEKENVSDYSKGMFYNTLLQTEKINQEQLSEKLGISATTLSNFLAFSQVPEEIWTAVGDLSHVSAKSASIIRAIANKGTIYTQVLLEIADKIAKGYGEKRIKAAVEERLDKKLKRSLDTFNNHRFTHHGKQLMHLHRGQIKLSASLVQHERYEEVVAGIEKVLADFADFYFRK, translated from the coding sequence ATGCAGAACTTTTCTTTATCGGATATGCTGTGTGAACGCATGCAAAGCGTGGAAAACGAGCTTGGATTCGTAGAGCGGATCATTCAACTTGACTGCTCGGAAATTGACACTTGGGAATTCAGGGACAGGAAACCTTTTGAAATCGGCAACATTGATGAACTGGCTTTAAGCATCAAACACAAAGGCCAATGCCAACCGATTGTCGTGGTCAAAACCTCTGATGAATTCAAACCAAAAAGCGACGCCAAGGCCAAATACATTGTCATTGCAGGATTTCGCCGCTGGTCTGCATGTAAGAAACACGCAATTCCCATCAAAGCCATTCTCAGGGATTTGACGTTCAATCAAGCCGTTTCCGTTCTGGTATCTGAAAACGAAAAGGAAAATGTTTCCGACTATTCCAAGGGCATGTTTTATAATACGCTGCTACAAACGGAAAAAATAAATCAGGAACAATTAAGTGAGAAATTAGGGATCAGCGCCACGACATTAAGTAATTTTCTGGCATTTTCACAAGTTCCCGAGGAAATCTGGACGGCGGTTGGTGATTTGTCCCACGTATCCGCAAAATCGGCCTCAATTATTCGCGCCATCGCCAATAAAGGAACGATTTATACCCAGGTACTTTTGGAGATCGCGGATAAAATAGCGAAAGGATATGGTGAAAAACGCATTAAAGCGGCGGTGGAGGAAAGGCTGGATAAAAAGCTGAAACGCTCTTTGGATACGTTTAATAATCACCGGTTCACCCATCATGGCAAGCAACTCATGCACCTTCATCGCGGTCAGATTAAACTGAGCGCATCTCTGGTTCAGCATGAACGCTATGAGGAAGTCGTCGCCGGCATCGAAAAAGTACTCGCTGATTTTGCTGATTTCTATTTTAGGAAATAG
- the tatA gene encoding twin-arginine translocase TatA/TatE family subunit, producing MGLSGVSPLSLLLILLIIVALFGGSKLKNIGSDLGNAIKNFRRSLNEEDDPKP from the coding sequence ATGGGACTAAGCGGTGTCAGCCCGTTGTCATTATTGCTTATTTTACTGATTATCGTCGCACTGTTCGGCGGCAGTAAACTGAAAAATATCGGCTCGGATTTAGGTAACGCCATTAAGAATTTTAGACGTTCGCTGAATGAAGAGGATGATCCGAAACCATGA
- the ubiB gene encoding ubiquinone biosynthesis regulatory protein kinase UbiB produces the protein MKSIRQLIRLLYINTVLARNGLDQLIVSIHLFSPFRFIVYLNPWNWWRKEQLTRGQAIRKTLEELGPIFIKFGQALSTRPDILPPDIARELCKLQDKVPPFPSDKALAIIEEAFGQSAFDIFAEFDTRPLASASMAQVHAATLQTGEKVVVKILRPNMLKIIKQDLSIMHTIAYLADRYWSESKRLKPKEIVAEFEQNLLDELDLQREAANAGQLRRNFNNSHLLYVPEIYWDYTRENVMVMERVYGVPVADIETLRDYGVDIKKLAERGVEIFFTQVFRDCFFHADMHPGNIFVSTKHPDNPQYICIDFGIIGTLSDKDKRYLAENLYAFFNRDYRRVAQLHVESGWVARTTRVTEFESAIRTVCEPIFEKPLKDISFGQVVMRLFQVARRFHMEVQPQLVLLQKTLLAIEGLGRQLYPELDLWTTAKPFLEKWIKEQIGPRAFVKQLHDNLPFFTEQLPHMPRLLNDILILSKEQKMRDLSHTEQDDGNQNNRNYWIRGLGVGVFTAMMALGVFNYLELIKPDRLTPLAIGVALIGGLITFINKTKRS, from the coding sequence ATGAAATCGATTAGACAATTAATACGGCTTTTGTACATCAATACCGTTCTGGCCCGCAATGGCCTTGATCAATTGATTGTATCGATTCATCTTTTTTCCCCTTTTCGTTTTATTGTGTACTTAAATCCCTGGAACTGGTGGCGAAAAGAGCAATTGACGCGCGGACAGGCCATACGAAAAACGCTGGAAGAGTTAGGGCCTATATTCATTAAATTTGGTCAGGCGTTATCGACGCGACCGGATATCTTACCTCCGGATATCGCCCGGGAACTCTGCAAGCTACAGGATAAGGTACCGCCATTTCCCAGTGATAAAGCCCTGGCCATTATTGAAGAGGCGTTTGGCCAATCCGCTTTTGATATTTTTGCCGAATTTGATACCAGACCCCTGGCTTCGGCTTCCATGGCCCAGGTCCACGCGGCCACTTTGCAAACCGGCGAAAAAGTCGTTGTTAAAATTTTACGTCCCAACATGCTTAAAATCATTAAGCAGGACTTAAGTATCATGCACACTATCGCGTATCTGGCAGATCGCTACTGGTCAGAGAGCAAGCGGTTAAAACCCAAGGAAATTGTCGCGGAATTTGAACAGAATTTGCTTGATGAACTCGATTTACAGCGGGAAGCCGCCAATGCCGGACAACTCCGTCGCAATTTTAACAATTCTCACTTGCTATACGTTCCGGAAATCTATTGGGATTATACTCGTGAAAACGTCATGGTGATGGAACGCGTTTATGGCGTGCCGGTCGCTGATATAGAAACGTTGCGTGATTATGGGGTCGATATTAAAAAGCTGGCGGAACGAGGCGTCGAGATTTTTTTCACCCAAGTGTTTCGAGACTGTTTTTTTCATGCGGACATGCACCCCGGTAATATTTTTGTCTCGACCAAACACCCTGATAATCCCCAATACATTTGCATTGATTTTGGCATCATAGGAACGTTGAGTGACAAAGATAAACGTTATCTGGCTGAAAACCTGTATGCCTTTTTCAATCGTGATTACCGCCGTGTCGCGCAATTGCATGTCGAGTCGGGATGGGTTGCCCGTACAACCCGGGTCACCGAATTTGAGAGCGCCATCCGTACTGTCTGTGAACCAATTTTTGAAAAGCCGTTGAAAGATATTTCCTTTGGTCAGGTTGTGATGCGATTGTTTCAGGTGGCCAGGCGTTTTCACATGGAAGTGCAGCCGCAGTTGGTGTTGCTGCAAAAAACCCTGTTGGCCATAGAGGGACTTGGGCGTCAGCTTTATCCCGAACTGGATCTCTGGACAACCGCGAAGCCGTTTCTGGAGAAATGGATAAAAGAGCAAATTGGTCCACGGGCCTTTGTCAAACAATTACATGACAATCTGCCTTTTTTCACGGAACAATTACCACACATGCCGCGCCTGTTGAACGACATCCTCATTTTGTCCAAGGAACAGAAAATGCGCGACTTGTCGCACACTGAGCAAGATGATGGTAATCAAAATAACCGGAATTACTGGATCAGGGGTTTGGGTGTCGGTGTTTTTACCGCTATGATGGCGTTAGGTGTTTTTAATTACCTGGAACTTATCAAACCGGATCGATTAACACCGCTGGCCATTGGCGTTGCGTTGATTGGTGGCCTGATTACGTTTATCAATAAAACAAAAAGGAGTTGA
- a CDS encoding bifunctional methionine sulfoxide reductase B/A protein: MTTYLDKTASLTPLARKIICDKATEYPHSGQYNEPSAKGSYLCRRCGLALFRAASQFHSGCGWPSFDDDIVQAVRQQPDPDGLRTEIICGRCDAHLGHVFTGEQYTTRNLRHCVNSASIDFVPDSEVLDTEEAIVAGGCFWGVDHFLRLMPGILNVEVGYTGGHVPDPTYEQVCQGNTGHYEAARVVFDVGKLDYYAVLKRFFEIHDPTQRTGQGPDIGQQYQSAVFYYNPEQKADTQALLKLLRARGYDVATKLLEVGPFWPAEGYHQNYYAKHAKAPYCHRPEPRFG; this comes from the coding sequence GTGACGACTTATCTGGATAAAACCGCGAGCCTGACCCCTCTGGCTCGCAAAATCATTTGTGACAAGGCAACGGAATATCCCCATAGCGGTCAATACAACGAACCCTCCGCAAAGGGCAGTTATTTGTGCCGGCGATGCGGCCTGGCGCTTTTTCGCGCAGCCAGTCAATTCCATTCCGGATGCGGCTGGCCAAGCTTTGACGATGACATTGTTCAGGCTGTCAGACAACAACCGGATCCCGACGGGTTACGCACGGAAATTATCTGTGGTCGTTGCGATGCGCATCTTGGCCATGTATTCACCGGAGAACAGTACACAACCAGAAATCTTCGTCACTGCGTGAATTCCGCATCCATTGATTTTGTCCCGGACAGCGAGGTGCTGGATACGGAAGAAGCCATCGTAGCGGGGGGCTGTTTCTGGGGAGTAGACCATTTCCTGCGTCTCATGCCAGGCATTTTAAACGTTGAAGTCGGCTACACCGGCGGCCATGTTCCTGATCCGACCTACGAACAGGTTTGTCAGGGCAACACCGGCCATTATGAAGCGGCCAGAGTGGTATTTGACGTCGGCAAACTGGATTATTACGCCGTTTTGAAACGTTTTTTTGAGATTCATGACCCAACCCAGCGCACGGGACAAGGCCCCGACATTGGACAGCAATATCAAAGCGCGGTTTTTTATTATAACCCGGAACAAAAAGCGGACACACAAGCGTTGTTGAAATTATTACGTGCGCGTGGCTATGATGTGGCCACGAAATTGCTGGAAGTCGGTCCTTTCTGGCCGGCGGAAGGGTATCACCAGAATTATTATGCCAAACACGCCAAGGCGCCCTATTGCCATCGACCTGAACCGAGATTTGGTTAA